The Rhododendron vialii isolate Sample 1 chromosome 1a, ASM3025357v1 region TCCACTCTCCGCCAAAGCAGAAGGATGGTGCCATAAAGAATGGAAAGCTGGAATTAAAAGTTAAGAGATGGTACCCAGCATTAGAGCCTTCTGCTCGAAGTTCTAGGGCACAAAGTGTTCCCAATGCAACCACTCTATCGACTGTTCGAAGCAATGAGATCTGTTGCACTAGATCCATGTCCCATAACTGCACAAACCCAAAAACAAATAACAGCCTTCGCAAAAATCACGAATGACACAATCAGATAGTCATACCGAAAATGTTTGCAAGATGGGCATCATTTTACGTAAGCCAGTAATAATTGTATTCCAAACAACCCAAGATAAATAATCAAGCAACCAAAGAAGACATAGACAACTACACAGTACCATTAAATCCATGTGATTCAGATTTGCACACGGGTGGAAATCATGTGACAGACGAACGACAAAATGAAAATAACCCATCACACAAGCTTGGGACAAGATAATTTAACAAATAATGGATAAGCAGAAGGCGGAAATTTATGGGGTAAACAAGGCAGGCACCACATGGAAAAATAGAGCAATGAATAAGAAAGCTCATTTATGCATACCTCCCTTAGCAAGCTTCCTTCAGATATTAAATTGATGTTTGTTTTAGAGTCCTTAAACCATTTTATGGATTTAGCAGCTGCTGTACATCCTAGAGCATGCGCAGTGTACGAGTGGCCATGCAACAGAGCCTGAAGCTGAACCAGAGCAAAAGATAATGTAAGCAGACAGCTGTCCTTAGAAAAACATGCAAATATTTTAACTATCAAACATGGAGGACAAGCAACATTGACTTCACCAAAATAAATTGATATGGCCCTCTAAAATTCACTGTATTCCAGCTAAATTCCGGTTCATACCTCCTAGGTTGTTTGCCAATGCATTTTAGTGGTTCATTACTTGGTTGGAATTGAACTGGTCCCTACTTCAGTTTTGAAACTTAATTTGGTCGACATTAGGATATCCATTCCTAGCAAGAAATCTACTCGTAGGCATCTATAAAAAGAACACCACTGAAGTAGGGTGAAACAAGTAGATTAGTAAAACATGAGAGATTTGAGGgtgctctctctttcttctctttgttttcATACTGACATTATTGTGCATTATCAAGAACCAGAACCAGAACCAGCACACAAATTCATGTTGTTCTATCATACAATGACACAAACTTTCTTTAACTCAACTCAAGTGAGACAATCAACTGTATAACTTGTTATCAGCAACTGCCAACTGGTATTGCTGCCAAGGGCAAACAATCATTCTGTCACGAGTCATTACTTCATGAAAAATTCAATCAGATGTACTTTCTTTCCTCCAaataaatgaaaagatgtaCTGCTAAAGTCAAGATGCCCAACCATCACAGAATTACCTTTGAATCTCCAACAAATGCATTAAACACAGCATCTGTTGCCAATGTTGCTGCCAATGGTACAATCCCACCAGTCATCAGCTTTGCAAAACAAGCTATATCTGGTTGACAGCAAAGTAGTTCTGCAGCAGACTGGAAAGAAAGATAAGCTTAATCAGATAACATAGTATGAGGGAGAAGATGCAAGTAAGACTACATGGGCAACGAACCTCCACTCCCAAACGCCAGAAACCAGTAAAAACCTCATCGAAGATGACTGGAATCTTTCTCCTTTGGCATTCTTCAACAAGTACACGTTGGAAAAGTGGATCAACCATCAGCATTCCACCCGAACCTTGTATAACTACAAGACCATCCAGGTAATTAAAAGTCATAAAGTCAGAATACGATAGAGTCAGAATACGATAGATAGATCCTGCGGCACAATCTTTGGCCATTTAGTGCACCTAATAAGAACATGTGTGTGCAACTAGGATAATGAAACTTAGGCTCTCAAGCTTCAGCCAACCTTAAGTTTTCCCTTACTTTTTGGCCTTTCATTTAACACCAACCTCAAAATAGCtggttagaaagaaaaaaaatttgaatagatgTTTGACAATGACCATAAATCTGGAAGATTTCCTTGATCTAAACTCGCTGTAACCAAATTAGGTAGCAGTACCATTCTAACACTGACCTAGATCACCTTGTCAATTCTTCATACATTGCAGAGAAATACATTAACAAGCTGAGGATGACCTCTCCGATGACATGATTACAATTTAAGAAAAGTCTATTCATGCTTGACCAAACGACCACAGGGCCAATATTGATTACTTCCTTCAGAAAACTAAGGAAGCTACTTATGATTTCTGCACGCATCCAAGAATTGTCTACAATGCATCCCAAAGTGCTCAAGAGAGCCAATGTCTAAAGTGGACAGGACTTTAGGCAGGGTAGATTACAAAAATGCCGAAATACCActacttaaaagttaaaaagccAACTGTTCAGACCCAAGCATGAGTTAGGCAACTGTGGGTCCAGCAAGAATATCTTCTATGTTTTGACTTTTATATCATTGGTCCAATATGGTTCATGTGAGACActtctctcttttctccttATCCATCCATCACTTCAAGGGTTAATCCTCCCAACAGAGCCAACAAAATAATCGCTGAACCTCCAACACCTGTGTCACTACCATATGAGAAACCAGTATGGATGATGAAGATGCAACATCAATGTTGAAAGTGAGGTCTCATAATCCAACTCATTTAACAGGGTGGAAAGAGCATGATGTAGAATGTGCCCTAGGAAAGGAAGGTTGACccaaagaaaatatttattgaTAGAATCTTAATCAATTAACAGCTTTAAGGAACACTAAGTCCAACTATTTTAGGAACTAAAAGATTCTAAGAAGCTTAATAGTAGTTCTGAAACACAATCAGGTGTAATCTTACCTGGTTCTATAATCAATGCTCCAATATGGCTAAATTCACTCATCCTGGAATGTAGTGATAACGCTTGTGATATATATGATGAATAACAAGCAGCAAGACTTGACCCATCCCTGCTCTTGTAGAATAGTTCGTCGCGCAACCTAAAGGCTGTCAAAAGTTCAACACCTATTATTCAGAAATGAGAAGATCAGCAGGCAAGCTATTGGAACACAATATACTCACCCATATCTTCCACATTCACGTTTTCAGGATGTATCCTTTCAGGTAGAGAAAGTTTCCAAACTCCGTTGTCCATAAAGACTGTGGGAGGATCCAGAAAAAGCCCTCTTCCCGTATACCTGTCAAAAATTGGAAAGTAAAATATTACAGAACCTTATTCTAAGTTGGTTTGCTCTTAACTTCCATTCATTGTTCCGAGACAAGTACCATTAAACAATCTATTCATGAAGATGTACATAACCTACATGAGCAAATGAACTATACTTATTGCATATATAGCTGCTAACCAAAACATGCAGTATGACGGCCAAAATGATTTATCACcagttcttctttctttctttctttctttcttttttattttataaccaGGTGTCCGGGCAagcttatgcgcacctcgactaatcatgGGGGACCATAATGAATTATCACCAGTTCATATATGCCAAGTTATTAGGAACAAATCTTAAGTACATGGCAAATATACTATCTTAGAAGCAGCATAACTGTCAAATGACTCAAATCCGGAAACCAGACTTTAAGGATAACATCCTCCTTGAGTGTCCCCAAAGGTACATCTGGAAATCAATGAGTACAAAACATGACAAAGAAAACATTAATGATAAATCAAACTACATCTGCTCAAAACAGCAATAATCAAAAGAAGACACAGAAGATGGCCGAAAGAACATTAGCTCCAGAGGTAAAGTATCAAAGGTATACAACACTATCTATGAAAACACATACTAAGAAATGCCCGTACCATGGTTGCTGGAGGAAACCTGTATAGGATGACGGTGCTTGTGCTTCCATAGCACCCAATGTATCACCATGATAAGATCCTCGAAGAGCTAAGACCTGTTTTAAAGAACACAGAACGAATTATGACTAGCTCCACCAAAGTTGATTTCATATATATGTCTAATGTATAGTATATCCGTTGAACTTCTAATTATCAAGCCTACTGTAAGGATACCTAAATCTTATACTTCAACGGTTTTTAATCACATCAATATGAAACAAAATAGTCATAGCATCTAGGAGATGGCCTAACAATTGAGCCTTGCAGGGTAATGGCAACCTACGTGCATAGGAACAAGAAAATGTAGCTTCCCCGGGAAACAACTTCATCCATAGCTTCACTAACGTATTGATAGggataataaaaaatggataacttAGGGGCGTGATCTTAAACAACAGTTGGGAGACAGCACAATGCATCAGGATCAAGGTGAGTTGTAGTGACAAAAACAATGGCTTACATGTGCCAAAAGAAAGCACTTCAGTGGTTGATTTTAGCACAATCCTCCACTATATATGATATAACTCTAAAATATACTCATcaaaaagttatcaatttaGGAAGGATTAAGACCATATAAGGCTGAGCAATTAAGCTTAAATAAGCATCTATTTGAGTACGATAGgtaacaagaaaaataacaagTACGAAAAGCTAGAAACGTACATGGTGGATAAAACATTCTGTTAGAAAAGGAGCAAGAAGCTCTTTGCAATTAAAACATTCTGCAAGAAGCTCTTTGCAACTTGGTCCAGCTAATCTTGTTGATGTGACATCCAAACATGCACAGGAGTCCAGCAACAGATAGAGAGCAGAAAGACAGAGGAGAACACATGGTGAGGTAGGCTAAAACACTAAAAGGTTTCATAAATCTTGATTTACaactcaaaatatatttttctgcCTTTTAGTTCTACCATGCAATTTATAGCATGCTTTTTACTTCTAAAGTTGTGATCCAAATACTTCAAATCTACGCTAAAAACGTATGTCAGAAATGAGCAGGCGAAACCTTAGATTTGCTGAGTGCAAATCATTCATTGCTACccacaagaagaagaaaacagagAAGCAAATTTCTAGCACACATCAACTTGGTATCAGATATTAAGATACTACATTGTTTTAACAAGTCTTTTAGACGAGTCAGTTTGTGATCTCACCTTGAGCTCAATACATCTGTCACCCGTCTTTGCTTTCGGATGGTCCAAAAGCATCCCATGATCAAACAAGAATTTCCGGAATGCCATCTTCAAAGCAATTTCAATTGCTGTCGATCCATTGTCAGAAAAAAATGTTCGAGAAGCCCATCCTGCATGTCAAACAAAGTTGGTTGAGTATTGTTGTTATTACACCAAAGTAGAACTGCTATCAGGCTATCAGCAATGCCACACTCCATTCTAAAGTGGCAATGCACTACACAATGTCTAACATTAATGGCATGCggacatgagagagagagagagagagagagagagagagagagagagagagagagagagagagagagagaccaaagtTAATCAAAATGCTCAAACAAGGGGGGAAAAAACCCCGTAAATGTTATCTGAATGGATCTTAGAAGTGAAACGACCAAGTAGCTTACCTTTACCCACGCCTTCAAGCAAAAGTTCTGCACATTCTAAAGCAGGTTCATGAACATTCTCTGGAAACATTACATGACCAAATCTAGCAGCAGCATAACCCATATCTCTGGCAAGTTCAATCTGAAACCACCTAAACACAAACCTAAACTTACATACAAGGGTGTAACAGAGCCATACAGATACTATATTGTAACGATGCAAGGGAAAAGATGCAAACTGATGTTATAAATATTTGTGTCATACGTGTTTTCCATTTTTGCTGCAGGTACTCGGTTTTGTATATGTCAGTTTgtatctgtattttcttttgctAAGTACATGTAAAGGAGCTAAAGTGGTCCAACAGTTGTCTATTGCTTCTAAGACTCTCGAAGAACTTGGGTGTTCAAGCCACACCAGCATCAGTTCTGTATGGGTTTCACAACGTGATTGGGAGGAGGCATGGAATACATAATGTTGAAGTTGGTCTCATGAGTTATGAATGAACCAGACTAATAAAGTGATCCACAACCAGTTCTGACAGTTCACTGGTTTAAAAACTAGCTTAGGTGCTTCTAACATACCCCAGTTTGATGAACATACAATCGTTGTTGTAATACTACCCAAAACAAATTGGATGTTGCATTAGGAAAGAGGAGCCAGAAACACTAACCATCGCATCAAAATTAGATCCTAAAGAACACAGTAAGCTTCCAAGAATCTTTATAGGTTAtcagaaagaaaagaatgaCCTGTAAAGTAAGATCTGGCCCCTGTGTCCACCAACTTGCACATGCATCAAACTGTTGCGTGATGAAATTGTTATTTAACACCTATATTGAGAACAAAACACATTAGCATGATGACAACTCATGGAAAATTGGGATTTCGGAAATCAAGATAAGAGGTTGTGCTAAAACAAGAACATAGTAAAATGTGAACCTTGGGAACAGCAAAGTTCTCGCCACAACGAGAATCTATTATAGTAACTGCTTCTTCGGGTACAAGTTTGTGTTGAGTAAACGGCCACCAAAATATATCTTGTGCCATCTTTGGCATGCTATGTAATCTCTCTATTCTCTGAATATAAGCTGAAATCATTGTTTCCTTGAGACAACCAAATACAGTCTGAGCTTCATCAAACCATTCCATCAATGTATCTGACATGTCTTGCGGAATAGGTGGAAGCACAAGTACAGGGACCCTAGAGAAACAAAGGGAAACATGTAAAAGGTTGCACACTGCAATTCTAAATGAAgctcaaatgaaaaataaaaacaaaagcacaAGGTCAACAGATCCAACACAACCGTATGCATGGAGATTTTTACATGAGTAGAGAATATATCATGTTATGTGAATGGTAATTACAAGGCCTGAAGGCCATGCACTTGCCCAAAATGAACAATACAAATTGGAGTCAAATAGAATACAGAGAGGACTCCTACCTATTTCTCAAGTAAGACAACAATGGAACCTCATTTACAAGGCCATGATCTTCAaaaacaacagcaacaacatcATAGCCGCGAAGTTTTAAACTTTCATAAGCTGATATTGTTGACGAAATCCCACCAAGCCGTCCATCCCCAACAAGAATAGCAGGTAACCGGAAAGGCCTGTAAACATGATTTCCAAGGACCTGAACAAAACTGAGGAAAAAAAGTGGACATGGTACTTCAAAATCATATAATATGTCGCCCGTCTTGTTAATGACTTAATGTAGGCACTTTCCTATCTCATGTATCAGCTTAATAGTATGATTATAAGAGATGTTTATTCGGGTATACCAATAGATTACTTTGGATATAAATTAACTATCGTATGAAACGGGGTTTTAGATTTAGATCAATATATGATAAGATTATAAGAGATTGCAAACAGGTTAGTGTAAATTTGTACTATATGTCATAAAAGGTTTGAATTTAAATTACCAAGTCTATTGTCTACAAGACTTGGAAATTTAGATCAATTTTATAAGTGTATGtcacaacattttttttctttctttttatctgCTTCAAGTTTagaaccaaattcaaaattcagtGAAAATACCAAATGGCTACTGTAAAGCTCGCAAAATCAATCCTTTTGAGACTCCCAAATGGGCTCTATAAACTTTCAGCCCAGTTTAACATACAAGTACGGATTTTTGGCAAAATTTAACCTCATAATTTGTAAAAGGAAAAGTCGCTAACTACAGACACATAGGGAGATGGTTAAGGTTTAGAAAGTATGTTGAACTATGTGAAAAGTATGTTAAATACCCAATGAAGTTCTATCAATTTTCGCATTATGTGGGCCTTAACCACTGCAAGACAGTCACAGGCTGTAACATATAGATTCATAGAACAACAAAGTAATTTGTATCCATAAATTCCACAATTcactaccaaaaaaatacgaGCACAATGAAGTAGACTCATCACAAACCGGTACAAGTCGCACTGAAGAGAACCTGATGGCCCTGGACTAGCAACACCACCAGCAGTTTCCACCAAACTAAAAACACCGACCTTGTCACCACTACCTTCACACCCTCCTCTTCCTTCCAACCCGATTCCCAATCCCCTCTTCAACATCTCCAACACCTCCAAATCCTCCACCACCGCCCCTTCCCTCTCTGCCGCCAAATGAGCCGAAACCGCCTCTCTCCACCCGTACATCGTCTTACAAATCAACTCCGCTGCCGCGGCCCCATCCTCACCTAACTTACTTTCCTCGTACAACCCCAAATCCCTAAACCCACTCTCCAATTCCCCACCCTCTCCAGTTTCTACAACAGGCACGCTGTCAGAGCCCCGGGCTAATACACTATCAGCAGCTGAAATCGACATATTTAGGACGTGGTTCGAAGCGAGAACAGTATAGGATGGGTTTTTAATACCATGGAGAAAGAATTGGGAGAATTTGTTGTAAACGAAGCGGGAGTCGGAGTCGGATGGGAAGCCGGTTTGGACGGGTTTGAGGTAGATGAATTTTCTGGTggggggaagagagagggagggaggagagagaaggaaggaggaGGCGAGGCCGGCGGAGACTAGGGTTTTGCCGACGCCGGTGTTGGCGCCCCATATCATGTAGATGGGGTGGGAGAGGGTGTATTCGATGGACGGCGGTGGGGGTTGGGTTGAGAAGAGGTTGGGGTGGTGGAGAGAGGTTGGGGTGGGGAGGACGCGGCGGCGAGCGGTGGCGAAGAGAGCGGAGAGTGGGAACATTGCGGGGTGAACGACggggcggagagagagagggaggagggttTTTAGCGGGGTTTAGCGGCAAAAGTAGCGTACCAATTTCGAAATGTTTACTTCTTGCTTGGCTTCACTCTCACAGAATTTGAGGGGCCAGAAGGCACGGCACGACGTCCTCTTAGGGTAAGTATATCAGATTATGTAAAATTTGAGCCAAAATTGACAATGAACATTacatatttttccttttaattacTCATATTTCTTTTAATACTGTactaatattatttattttatctattttttattaaaataataatttctttttctttttcttcttttcttttttctattcttctttttgttggaggagactagaagagaaagaaaataatattaaatgtaTAAATGATGAATAGTTCTTAGGTAAATTTACCTAAGCACTATTGCAAAACAATTATTCTAGGACCACACTtaaatacacacccacacacacaagtgtgtaGACTCCTAGTGTGTGCGGGTGTGGAGGTAGAATTACTCattgcaaaatttattttacctaaCCTTAAAAGGGGTTATTTCTAACTTGGTGCAATGCTTATTTTGGATTTTTACTTAGGTAAAATACCTAAGATGTTATTTTCCCTAATctagtgtacatgctctaaattTGGTTCTTCTGAAAAGCCCGGAAACGACGTCGTCTCAAATTTGGCAGAGTAATTGCTATGTCTCTTTGGACCCTTCAGGCGGCCACTGTGAGTCCAGAGCTCCTACAGTCACATTCAAAAAGAATTGTTATATCGGTCAccctctttttcacttttttatttggaaaaagaaaaaagaaaaagaagaagtactTGCTTCTCTTCCGTTACTAGTTTCCCAAAATGAgccccagttttttttttttttttgtccttatttaaagttttgtgtcaaaattttgtaaattataGGTTTATGAGAAACTTTTTTATATCCCAGATATACAAGGGCTCTTAGTATCCCTTTCCggttcattttcaatttttagttcACTTCCTAAGCACACCTTGATAATCggcttcgttcattttgtaaagttcgACGAGAACATTaataatgcaaaaaattatgattattGGATTTTagtagatacatgatcggcacatatgaaaaatgcaaaaaaacaaaaattggatcCAAAAACACACTAGATCAGAacccaatttttgttttatggCATTTTTCACATTTGCCGATCATATATCTACTAAAGTCCGATAATCATAATTTTTGACAGGATTAATGTTCTCGTCAagccctacaaaatgaacgaagccGATTAACAAGTTGTGCTTGGGAAGTgacctaaaaattgaaaacggaccGAAAGGGGATACCAAGAGCCCTTGTATACCTGGGATATAAAAAAGTTTCCCGTTTACGAAGCTATTCGCGACTGTCTAAAAGTATATTGGACGATCCagatgttaataaaaaaaattcgtagAAAAgtttaaggccccgttccagaacaccttcttaaaaaataagtatttatttcacattttcaaattcaaaaataatgtaaatggaaaataatttttaaattttttttgcaccgtataaaagatctcgatgagatctatcaaactaaatccatattagtagaaaaattatttgcgtaaacatattatttttgagtttgaaattgtctttttaaaaaataaatacttatattgAACCATCCAAAATTGAAACGGACGGCCGAAATCGCACGTTCCGCCGTGAGCAAGTTTAAGAACTTTGGAGTCATTTGTTTGTAAGTTTACGAACTTTGGAGTCATTTGTTTTAGGCCAGACCAACTAGTTGGGCCG contains the following coding sequences:
- the LOC131333758 gene encoding bifunctional dethiobiotin synthetase/7,8-diamino-pelargonic acid aminotransferase, mitochondrial isoform X2, translated to MFPLSALFATARRRVLPTPTSLHHPNLFSTQPPPPSIEYTLSHPIYMIWGANTGVGKTLVSAGLASSFLLSPPSLSLPPTRKFIYLKPVQTGFPSDSDSRFVYNKFSQFFLHGIKNPSYTVLASNHVLNMSISAADSVLARGSDSVPVVETGEGGELESGFRDLGLYEESKLGEDGAAAAELICKTMYGWREAVSAHLAAEREGAVVEDLEVLEMLKRGLGIGLEGRGGCEGSGDKVGVFSLVETAGGVASPGPSGSLQCDLYRPFRLPAILVGDGRLGGISSTISAYESLKLRGYDVVAVVFEDHGLVNEVPLLSYLRNRVPVLVLPPIPQDMSDTLMEWFDEAQTVFGCLKETMISAYIQRIERLHSMPKMAQDIFWWPFTQHKLVPEEAVTIIDSRCGENFAVPKVLNNNFITQQFDACASWWTQGPDLTLQIELARDMGYAAARFGHVMFPENVHEPALECAELLLEGVGKGWASRTFFSDNGSTAIEIALKMAFRKFLFDHGMLLDHPKAKTGDRCIELKVLALRGSYHGDTLGAMEAQAPSSYTGFLQQPWYTGRGLFLDPPTVFMDNGVWKLSLPERIHPENVNVEDMAFRLRDELFYKSRDGSSLAACYSSYISQALSLHSRMSEFSHIGALIIEPVIQGSGGMLMVDPLFQRVLVEECQRRKIPVIFDEVFTGFWRLGVESAAELLCCQPDIACFAKLMTGGIVPLAATLATDAVFNAFVGDSKLQALLHGHSYTAHALGCTAAAKSIKWFKDSKTNINLISEGSLLRELWDMDLVQQISLLRTVDRVVALGTLCALELRAEGSNAGYASLFARSLLQNLREDGIYARPLGNVIYLMCGPCTSPQTCRQLLGKLYRRLEEFGRANENLKSCQV
- the LOC131333758 gene encoding bifunctional dethiobiotin synthetase/7,8-diamino-pelargonic acid aminotransferase, mitochondrial isoform X3 translates to MFPLSALFATARRRVLPTPTSLHHPNLFSTQPPPPSIEYTLSHPIYMIWGANTGVGKTLVSAGLASSFLLSPPSLSLPPTRKFIYLKPVQTGFPSDSDSRFVYNKFSQFFLHGIKNPSYTVLASNHVLNMSISAADSVLARGSDSVPVVETGEGGELESGFRDLGLYEESKLGEDGAAAAELICKTMYGWREAVSAHLAAEREGAVVEDLEVLEMLKRGLGIGLEGRGGCEGSGDKVGVFSLVETAGGVASPGPSGSLQCDLYRPFRLPAILVGDGRLGGISSTISAYESLKLRGYDVVAVVFEDHGLVNEVPLLSYLRNRVPVLVLPPIPQDMSDTLMEWFDEAQTVFGCLKETMISAYIQRIERLHSMPKMAQDIFWWPFTQHKLVPEEAVTIIDSRCGENFAVPKVLNNNFITQQFDACASWWTQGPDLTLQIELARDMGYAAARFGHVMFPENVHEPALECAELLLEGVGKGWASRTFFSDNGSTAIEIALKMAFRKFLFDHGMLLDHPKAKTGDRCIELKVLALRGSYHGDTLGAMEAQAPSSYTGFLQQPWYTGRGLFLDPPTVFMDNGVWKLSLPERIHPENVNVEDMGVELLTAFRLRDELFYKSRDGSSLAACYSSYISQALSLHSRMSEFSHIGALIIEPVIQGSGGMLMVDPLFQRVLVEECQRRKIPVIFDEVFTGFWRLGVESAAELLCCQPDIACFAKLMTGGIVPLAATLATDAVFNAFVGDSKLQALLHGHSYTAHALGCTAAAKSIKWFKDSKTNINLISEGSLLRELWDMDLVQQISLLRTVDRVVALGTLCALELRAEGSNAGSLLQNLREDGIYARPLGNVIYLMCGPCTSPQTCRQLLGKLYRRLEEFGRANENLKSCQV
- the LOC131333758 gene encoding bifunctional dethiobiotin synthetase/7,8-diamino-pelargonic acid aminotransferase, mitochondrial isoform X1, which gives rise to MFPLSALFATARRRVLPTPTSLHHPNLFSTQPPPPSIEYTLSHPIYMIWGANTGVGKTLVSAGLASSFLLSPPSLSLPPTRKFIYLKPVQTGFPSDSDSRFVYNKFSQFFLHGIKNPSYTVLASNHVLNMSISAADSVLARGSDSVPVVETGEGGELESGFRDLGLYEESKLGEDGAAAAELICKTMYGWREAVSAHLAAEREGAVVEDLEVLEMLKRGLGIGLEGRGGCEGSGDKVGVFSLVETAGGVASPGPSGSLQCDLYRPFRLPAILVGDGRLGGISSTISAYESLKLRGYDVVAVVFEDHGLVNEVPLLSYLRNRVPVLVLPPIPQDMSDTLMEWFDEAQTVFGCLKETMISAYIQRIERLHSMPKMAQDIFWWPFTQHKLVPEEAVTIIDSRCGENFAVPKVLNNNFITQQFDACASWWTQGPDLTLQIELARDMGYAAARFGHVMFPENVHEPALECAELLLEGVGKGWASRTFFSDNGSTAIEIALKMAFRKFLFDHGMLLDHPKAKTGDRCIELKVLALRGSYHGDTLGAMEAQAPSSYTGFLQQPWYTGRGLFLDPPTVFMDNGVWKLSLPERIHPENVNVEDMGVELLTAFRLRDELFYKSRDGSSLAACYSSYISQALSLHSRMSEFSHIGALIIEPVIQGSGGMLMVDPLFQRVLVEECQRRKIPVIFDEVFTGFWRLGVESAAELLCCQPDIACFAKLMTGGIVPLAATLATDAVFNAFVGDSKLQALLHGHSYTAHALGCTAAAKSIKWFKDSKTNINLISEGSLLRELWDMDLVQQISLLRTVDRVVALGTLCALELRAEGSNAGYASLFARSLLQNLREDGIYARPLGNVIYLMCGPCTSPQTCRQLLGKLYRRLEEFGRANENLKSCQV